A DNA window from Vigna angularis cultivar LongXiaoDou No.4 chromosome 1, ASM1680809v1, whole genome shotgun sequence contains the following coding sequences:
- the LOC108332127 gene encoding uncharacterized protein LOC108332127 produces the protein MAHHPSQHRNLDAPKSKPTTPNSDLIQTYKPSFLVKHMSSLNLAQTHKTRPPHKHSPLVDTNLQGKPMTTSAMVVPERESDVVVAVKRTHKEKSQKRSLELERRKLGDSNDKGVVEDAKVEKKKPGLEKHDGVERISLSLAPGGGGGGRRRSFCGSQADLRDVFALNGAKMVSVDMPPFMQIHAVNCARNALDSMEKFTSKTLALSLKKEFDGVYGPAWHCIVGTSFGSFVTHSVGGFLYFSMDQKLYILLFKTAVQKAG, from the exons ATGGCGCACCACCCTTCCCAACATCGGAACTTGGACGCTCCAAAATCCAAACCTACAACCCCAAACTCAGATCTCATCCAAACCTATAAACCCTCTTTTCTGGTAAAACACATGTCAAGCCTAAACTTGGCTCAAACCCACAAAACTCGTCCACCCCACAAACACTCTCCTCTTGTCGACACCAACTTGCAGGGGAAGCCCATGACAACCTCTGCCATGGTCGTCccagagagagagagtgatgTTGTTGTGGCTGTGAAGAGAACCCACAAAGAGAAGTCCCAAAAGCGTAGTTTGGAATTGGAAAGGAGGAAACTTGGTGATTCTAATGATAAGGGTGTGGTTGAGGATGCTAAGGTTGAAAAGAAGAAACCTGGTTTGGAGAAACATGATGGCGTTGAGAGAATCTCTTTGTCTCTTGCTCCGGGTGGCGGCGGTGGGGGCAGAAGGAGATCCTTCTGTGGGTCACAGGCTGATTTAAGAGATGTCTTTGCACTCAATGGGGCGAAAATGGTTTCTGTTGATATGCCACCGTTTATGCAGATCCACGCCGTGAATTGTGCCAGAAATGCTTTGGATAGCATGGAGAAGTTCACATCCAAGACCCTTGCACTCTCCCTCAAAAAG GAATTTGATGGAGTGTATGGGCCGGCATGGCACTGTATTGTGGGGACTAGTTTTGGGTCTTTTGTGACCCATTCCGTTGGAGGGTTTCTATATTTCTCCATGGATCAAAAACTATACATTCTCTTATTTAAAACTGCAGTACAAAAAGCAGGTTGA